The following nucleotide sequence is from Patescibacteria group bacterium.
CAAGCAGCCACCCCTAAAAAATAAGTGTAAAGCTCGGACTTGGTTTTAGCCTTGGGCGCCTGGGGCGAGTGCATTAAAACATAAGTATACTTATCAAGTATTTTTTGAACATCTTTAATTTTTGATTGCTCGATGGTGTTATTGGGAAAATGGCCGCCCCGGATCAACTCCAAAACAAAAGGCTCCGCAATGTTATTATTATGTTTCTTTAAAAATAATCGCCGCTTTAAAATTCTTTCTATGGCTATCCGCCGCATCAAGTGCTTTTCCCGCCAATCCACCACCCTTCTTATTCCCTCATAAAAAACCTCTACTCTGCTAGCCACCTCATCAACATGAATCGTCGCTACCCCAGTCTTTGGCTGGGATAACTTGTGGCAATCTTGATATTTTTGAATGAGTTTTTTAGTAGCTGGAGAAAGATTAGGCATGTTTTTACATCAATAAAAAATTTATAAAAATAAACAATAATTACTTCTTCTATTATATTGAATATTTCAGAATAGCACAAACGGACAAATAAAGCAACGGGCGAAAAAAGCTTTTTCTTTCTTAATAATTGGTGTATACTTATTATAGATATAGCGCTGGAACATAAAAACGCGAGAGCAAGAGAACATAAAAACACAAGAACATTAAAACATTAAAACAATTTGCTTTCTTGCTTTAATGTTTTAATGCTTATAATTTTTAAACTCTTAAATCCATGGACGAGCAACTCATCGGAACCGTCACCCATTATTTTGGCAAAATCGGTGTTTGCGCAATCAAACTCACCAACGAATTGGCCGTGGGTGACAAAATCCATATTAAGGGAAATACCACTGAATTCATCCAGGAGGTAAATTCTATCCAGGTTGAACATGAAGTAACAGAAAAAGCCGGCAAGGATGAAGAAATCGGCATCAAGGTAAACGAAAAAGTGCATGAAGGGGATGAGGTGTATAAGGTGATTGAATAATTTGCTGAAAAAGATGAGGAATACCAACGAGAATAAGGACTCGCTTTGGTTATTGTTTCATTGCTACATTGTTAAATTGCT
It contains:
- a CDS encoding translation elongation factor-like protein codes for the protein MDEQLIGTVTHYFGKIGVCAIKLTNELAVGDKIHIKGNTTEFIQEVNSIQVEHEVTEKAGKDEEIGIKVNEKVHEGDEVYKVIE